CCTAATGCGTGCATTGCGCCAGGTTCAGAACCAAATTTTTCCCTGAATTTTTCAACAAAAACCTTTGTCATTTCGGTTGCAGCACCTTTTGGATGGAAATGAGTTGTGTAATATAATCCTTCTACTGCATCTCCTCCGATTTTTATTAATTCAGGAGCTTCTGCACCGTCACCGGCTAAAATAGGACCTTTAAAACCTAACATTCTTGCTTGTCTTGCAAATAATGAAATTTCTGGATAATAACCTGTGATGTATAAAACATCAGGATTTTTGTTAATGGCATCTGTCAATTGAGCACTGAACTCTTGATCACCAGTTTTGAAAAATTCGATAAAGTAATTTCCGCCTAATTCTTGGAATTTCTTTTTAAAGAAATTTGCTAATCCTACACTATAATCTTGTTCAACATCAATAAATACAGCGGCTTTTTTTGCGTTTAAATTTTTAAATGCAAAAATTGCAGCGGCAGCACCCTGATAAGGATCAATAAAACATACACGTGAAACATATTTTTTTCTGTTAGTAACCAATGGGTTTGTTGAGGAAGAAGTTAACATAGGAATCTTCTTTCTTTCTGCAACAGCACCACCAGCCAAAGAATGAGCGCTTGCAACTTCACCAATAATAGCAACAACCTTTTCTTTATCGATAACCCTACTTACAGCATTTGCGGCTTCTGTTTTTTCTGATCTATTATCTACTAATACAAGATCAATTTTTTCGCCTAAAACTTCTGGATACATTTCATGAGCTAATTCCACACCCTGCCAGCTCATTTCACCAAAAGCTGCAATTCCTCCAGTCATTGGTAATACTACACCAATCTTGATATTCGCATACAATACCATAGAAAGGACTAAAACCACTGCCACTAAAATTTTTTTCATAGAATCCCTCCCTATTCAAATGTATTAAACGTAAAAACTTGTTTATATTTTACTATATTTTAATATACTTGTCAAGTATGAAAAAAATTTCATTTCTTATATTAACATAAGAAATTAATTATTAACTTTACGAACCATTATATATATATATATATATATGAAGAATAAAGAATTTGATGCATAAAAATAAAAAAAGCCCGTACGGGCTTTTTTAGAAAAATATTTTTGCCATTTCATAAATTCTGGAGTCAATTTCTTTATTGTTTAATAAATCTTGTGAAAAAGGTACACTCGATATTTCGAAACCTTTTAGAGATAGTGCAATATTGACTTTTCCTTTTTTTATGTATTCAATAGCCTTTGTTGAAAACATTGTTGCGATCAATCTATCAAAAGATACAGGTGTTCCTCCCCTTTGCATATAGCCCAGATTAACATTTCTGCATTCAACTCCTTCAATAGTGTTTTTAATATATCTTGAAACTATTTCAGAAGGGGAACTTTCAGGTAATTTTTCTTTAATAATTTTTAATCTTTCAGATAATGAACATTTTTCTTGTACTACAACAATGGAGAATTTTTTACCTTCTTCGTATCTTTTTCTTATATTTTCAATTAATTTATCAGGATTAAATTTAATTTCGGGAATTAATATATAATCAGCTCCGCCGGTTAAACCTCCTAATGTAGCCAGCCAACCAGCTTCATCGCCACCAACTTCGACAACAATAACTCTATGACCGGCGCTAGCTGTAGAATGAAGAGAGTCAAGAGTTTTTGTTACTGTTTCTAAAGCTGTAAAAAAACCTATACTGAAATCGGTCCATGGTAAATCATTATCTATTGTTGCAGGAATTATAATTGAAGGCATACCTTCATCCGATAATTTTATGGCTATTTCTGTACCAGTATGTCCACTCATTATTACAAAGGCAGTAATCTGATATTTTTCAAAATTTTCTTTTAATTTCAACAGATCGTTAGAATTTTTTGTAGGATCAAATTTAGAAGAGCCTAAAATAGTTCCACCACGTTCCAATATTCCTGATACATGTTCTTTTGTCATTACAAATACTCTATCTTCTAAAAAACCTTTAAAACCATCATATACTCCTAAGACTTCAATGTCTTCCATAGCGGATTTTCTAACTAAAGCTCTAATAGCACTATTCAAACCAGGACAATCTCCACCAACATTTAAAACGGCAATTCTTTTCATATTAATCCTCCTTTACCCGAAGATTTTTATTAATATTGGAATAACAACAATTGATATTATAGACATAAGTTTTATTAATATGTTTATTGCTGGTCCGGCAGTGTCTTTAAAAGGATCACCAACAGTATCTCCTATGACAGCAGCTTTATGAGCAAATGTACCTTTTCCTCCAAAGTTGCCTTCTTCTATATATTTTTTTGCATTGTCCCATGCACCACCAGAATTTGCCATAAATATTGCAAGCATTACACCTGAAACTGTCGTTCCCACAAGCATGCCTGCAACAGCTTCTTTACCTAGGATAAAAAACATTAAAATAGGCATAAAAACAGCAAGTAATGAAGGTAAAACCATTTTTCTCAAAGCACCTTTAGTAGCAATTGAAACACAGGCAGAATAATCAGGATCAGCTTTTCCTTCCATTAGACCGACAATTTCTTTAAATTGTCGTCTTACTTCCTGAACCATTATTTCAGCGGCATCTCCAACTGCTTTCATAGCCATTGAAGAAAATAAAAATGGTAGCATACCACCAATTAAAGCTCCTATGAATACTTGTGATTTTGATAAATCGATGATGCTTAAATTAGTAACTTTTGTATATGAGGCAAATAAAGCCAGTGCAGTTAAAGCAGCAGAACCTATAGCAAAACCTTTTCCTATAGCTGCAGTAGTATTACCGACAACATCTAATTGATCTGTTCTATCTCTAACATATGAATCAAGCTCGGCCATTTGAGCAATACCACCAGCATTATCCGCAATAGGTCCATAGGCATCAATTGCCAGAGTAATGCCGAGAGTAGCCAGCATTCCAACACCAGCTAAGGCTATTCCGAATAATCCAAGTAAATTATATGAAATTATAGTTGCAAAAGATATTAATATAACAGGAATAGCAGTAGATTCCATTCCAATAGCCATACCACTTATCAATAAAGGTGCGGCACCACTAACCGCGCTTTTAGCAAGTTGTTTAACAGGTTTTTTTGCAGTATAATATTCAGTAATGTTACCAATAATCATTCCAACAATCATTCCTAAAAAAATAACAAAAAATGGATTTATAGTTTTAAGATAAATTAATGATAAAAATAATACTCCTATAAGCGTTAATCCATTTGCAATATATGTGCCGAAATGCAACGCTTTTGAAGGATTGACATTTTCTTTATTTTTCAAACTTAAATTAAAAATTATTATACCGATAATAGCTGATAATATGCCAATAGACGCGATTAAAAAAGGGAAAACAGATCCTTTTTCATTAAATAAGATAACACCAAGTGCAGAAGCTGAAAATATGGATCCAACAAATGATTCATATAAATCTGCGCCCATACCTGCAACGTCTCCAACATTATCTCCAACATTATCAGCAATTACAGCAGGATTTCTCGGATCATCTTCTGGAATTCCAGCTTCAGTTTTTCCAACTAAATCTGCACCGACATCAGCAGCTTTGGTAAAAATTCCTCCACCAACTCTTGCAAATAATGCAACTAGTGATGCCCCCATAGCATATCCACTCATAGCAATTGTATCGCCATCTGTCAAATAATAGATTAAACCCAGACCAAATAATCCGAGCGAAGCTACAGTCATTCCCATTACTGCTCCACCATTAAAAGCTATTTTTAAACCTTTACTCAAGGATTCAATAGCACCTTGAGCGGTTCTAGTATTGGTTTTTGTTGCAATACTCATGCCAAAAAAACCTGCAGCAACGGATAATGTTGATCCTAAAAAGAACGATAAAGCCATTATCCAATTATTTGTAAATCCAAG
The genomic region above belongs to Marinitoga sp. 1197 and contains:
- a CDS encoding 6-phosphofructokinase; the protein is MKRIAVLNVGGDCPGLNSAIRALVRKSAMEDIEVLGVYDGFKGFLEDRVFVMTKEHVSGILERGGTILGSSKFDPTKNSNDLLKLKENFEKYQITAFVIMSGHTGTEIAIKLSDEGMPSIIIPATIDNDLPWTDFSIGFFTALETVTKTLDSLHSTASAGHRVIVVEVGGDEAGWLATLGGLTGGADYILIPEIKFNPDKLIENIRKRYEEGKKFSIVVVQEKCSLSERLKIIKEKLPESSPSEIVSRYIKNTIEGVECRNVNLGYMQRGGTPVSFDRLIATMFSTKAIEYIKKGKVNIALSLKGFEISSVPFSQDLLNNKEIDSRIYEMAKIFF
- a CDS encoding sodium-translocating pyrophosphatase, with the protein product MNVINLSGIIFGLIGIIFTVFLTFKVLENSPGNEKMQKISGAIQTGAKAFLTSEYKILYIIVLLIFLLLGFTNNWIMALSFFLGSTLSVAAGFFGMSIATKTNTRTAQGAIESLSKGLKIAFNGGAVMGMTVASLGLFGLGLIYYLTDGDTIAMSGYAMGASLVALFARVGGGIFTKAADVGADLVGKTEAGIPEDDPRNPAVIADNVGDNVGDVAGMGADLYESFVGSIFSASALGVILFNEKGSVFPFLIASIGILSAIIGIIIFNLSLKNKENVNPSKALHFGTYIANGLTLIGVLFLSLIYLKTINPFFVIFLGMIVGMIIGNITEYYTAKKPVKQLAKSAVSGAAPLLISGMAIGMESTAIPVILISFATIISYNLLGLFGIALAGVGMLATLGITLAIDAYGPIADNAGGIAQMAELDSYVRDRTDQLDVVGNTTAAIGKGFAIGSAALTALALFASYTKVTNLSIIDLSKSQVFIGALIGGMLPFLFSSMAMKAVGDAAEIMVQEVRRQFKEIVGLMEGKADPDYSACVSIATKGALRKMVLPSLLAVFMPILMFFILGKEAVAGMLVGTTVSGVMLAIFMANSGGAWDNAKKYIEEGNFGGKGTFAHKAAVIGDTVGDPFKDTAGPAINILIKLMSIISIVVIPILIKIFG
- a CDS encoding ABC transporter substrate-binding protein, which translates into the protein MKKILVAVVLVLSMVLYANIKIGVVLPMTGGIAAFGEMSWQGVELAHEMYPEVLGEKIDLVLVDNRSEKTEAANAVSRVIDKEKVVAIIGEVASAHSLAGGAVAERKKIPMLTSSSTNPLVTNRKKYVSRVCFIDPYQGAAAAIFAFKNLNAKKAAVFIDVEQDYSVGLANFFKKKFQELGGNYFIEFFKTGDQEFSAQLTDAINKNPDVLYITGYYPEISLFARQARMLGFKGPILAGDGAEAPELIKIGGDAVEGLYYTTHFHPKGAATEMTKVFVEKFREKFGSEPGAMHALGFDAYLVLRKAIEMAGKPDPKAIAEAIRQVKNFEGATGMITINKNGDAEKSVVIDMVKNGEFTYVTTVNPAAE